Proteins encoded together in one Impatiens glandulifera chromosome 1, dImpGla2.1, whole genome shotgun sequence window:
- the LOC124934548 gene encoding uncharacterized protein LOC124934548, with translation MSSIERHHQSTRTSQSGSLIEKTNVTSSSESDDLKRLEHTPHRKRALSKNLSMCQTPRDVAWEKRRIQILNQERNCKINETEDNLTDEDLSELRGSIELGFGFNEEGVLKKPGGRRLCNTLPALDLYFAVNRQFATSPVTSPRSQISSQISCLSSTSSSSSLIGSPNSNSDDSWKICSPGDSPQQVKTKLRHWAQAVACSVRQSY, from the exons ATGTCGTCAATTGAACGACATCATCAATCTACTCGAACTTCTCAATCGGGATCATTAATCGAGAAAACCAATGTCACGTCTTCATCAGAATCTGATGATCTGAAGAGATTGGAACACACACCTCATAGGAAGAGGGCTTTGTCTAAGAATTTGTCGATGTGCCAAACCCCACGAGATGTGGCGTGGGAGAAGAGGCGAATTCAGATACTCAATCAAGAGAGGAATTGTAAGATTAATGAAACCGAGGACAATTTGACAGATGAGGATCTAAGTGAGCTTAGGGGTTCAATTGAATTGGGTTTCGGTTTCAATGAGGAAGGGGTGTTGAAGAAGCCTGGTGGTAGGAGGCTTTGCAATACTTTGCCGGCGCTTGACCTTTACTTTGCGGTTAATAGGCAATTTGCAACAAGCCCGGTTACCTCTCCAAGAAGCCAAATATC AAGCCAAATATCGTGTTTGTCATCAACTTCATCATCGTCGTCATTAATTGGGAGCCCAAACTCTAATAGCGATGATTCATGGAAAATATGCTCCCCAG GTGATAGTCCTCAACAGGTGAAGACAAAGTTAAGGCATTGGGCTCAAGCTGTTGCTTGTTCAGTGAGGCAATCTTActga
- the LOC124919127 gene encoding E3 ubiquitin protein ligase DRIP2-like: MSSTQLVKVRKEALAACMKCPLCHKLLREATTISLCLHTFCRKCIYEKLSDEDIDSCPECHINLGCVPVEKLRPDHNLQDIRAKIFPYKRRKTRTPEVLPSVSPPVKRKERSLSSLVVSTPKVPVHSVLTGRRTKSSTRKINIRGSSIEESIKKEAAFEDCHESSSSHEVLNKLIQDKVQTSSPGKPAQEHIPNKDVGKDAQMWKGNVDLWKPLNCLVEAANRTKSSKLCPQDSPSGKHEPLDVPDYDMHLPKTKYKDQPQKSKSQDNKNQANPAPGPVKRKRLHAADRNNNMSGGLSSSAQSMIGIMGAKENRPNCPIWFSLVASRDQQEIALPQIPAGYLRVKDGNLPISFIQKYLMKKLDLTSETEVEITCQGHSVLPTLQLQNVLDLWLQTSPTSKKVSASVGSSAKEFVMVLSYSRKIQLPT, translated from the exons ATGAGTAGTACCCAGTTGGTGAAAGTACGGAAGGAGGCGCTTGCGGCATGCATGAAATGCCCTCTTTGTCATAAGCTCTTGAGAGAAGCTACTACTATCTCGCTATGTCTTCACACTT TTTGCAGGAAATGTATATATGAAAAACTGTCTGATGAAGATATTGATTCCTGTCCAGAATGTCATATTAATCTTGGTTGTGTTCCTGTGGAGAAGCTCAG ACCAGACCATAATTTGCAGGACATAAGAGCTAAAATTTTCCCATACAAAAGAAGAAAGACAAGGACTCCTGAAGTTTTACCTTCAGTTTCACCTCCAGTCAAGAGAAAGGAGAGATCTTTGTCATCGCTGGTTGTAAGCACTCCAAAAGTGCCAGTGCATAGTGTTTTAACTGGGAGGAGAACAAAATCCTCCACAAGAAAGATAAATATCCGTGGGTCCTCCATTGAGGAATCCATTAAAAAGGAAGCTGCTTTTGAAGATTGTCATGAGAGCTCAAGCTCTCACGAGGTTCTTAACAAACTTATTCAAGATAAAGTGCAG aCCTCTTCTCCTGGAAAGCCTGCCCAAGAACATATACCTAATAAAGATGTGGGGAAAGATGCTCAGATGTGGAAAGGGAATGTTGATTTGTGGAAACCCTTGAACTGTCTGGTTGAAGCAGCAAACAGGACCAAGTCTTCTAAATTGTGTCCTCAAGACTCGCCTTCTGGAAAACATGAGCCACTCGATGTTCCTGACTATGATATGCATCTACCTAAGACCAAATATAAAGATCAACCacaaaaatcaaaatctcaagATAACAAGAACCAAGCAAATCCAGCTCCAGGACCAGTCAAACGCAAAAGATTGCATGCAGCTGATCGAAATAATAATATGTCTGGTGGACTTAGTTCTTCCGCACAGTCTATGATTGGCATTATGGGAGCCAAGGAAAACAGACCAAACTGTCCAATTTGGTTCTCTTTAGTCGCCTCACGAGACCA GCAGGAGATTGCCTTGCCACAGATCCCAGCAGGTTATTTGAGGGTAAA GGATGGTAATTTGCCGATCTCTTTCATTCAGAAATATCTAATGAAGAAACTTGATCTAACAAGTGAAACTGAG GTTGAAATAACATGCCAAGGTCACTCAGTACTGCCAACTTTGCAACTACAGAATGTGCTTGATCTCTGGCTGCAAACATCGCCCACATCGAAGAAGGTTTCAGCTTCTGTGGGAAGCTCGGCCAAAGAGTTTGTAATGGTTCTCTCCTACTCCAGGAAGATCCAACTGCCAACATAA